Proteins from one Pseudomonas sp. KBS0710 genomic window:
- a CDS encoding helix-turn-helix domain-containing protein: MDASLSTQRLAKQIRAKRLSKGYKQSDLATLAGVTRQKLIEIEQGSMSVSMGAYTRVIGALSSEMALVAARLPTLDELPDIFKD, translated from the coding sequence ATGGATGCTTCGCTCAGCACGCAAAGACTCGCCAAGCAAATTCGGGCGAAGCGTCTCAGCAAAGGCTACAAACAATCAGATTTGGCCACATTAGCGGGCGTAACACGCCAAAAACTCATCGAGATCGAGCAAGGCAGTATGTCCGTATCAATGGGCGCCTACACACGCGTGATAGGAGCCCTGAGCAGCGAAATGGCACTGGTAGCAGCGCGCCTTCCAACGCTTGATGAACTCCCAGATATTTTCAAAGATTAG
- a CDS encoding NAD(P)-dependent oxidoreductase: protein MNGLNVLLTGACGRIGKTFFEASKARYRFTLTDRIAPTFDLGEHRFVHADLSDKASLAALLDGIDVVVHLSGIPHASASFDELLPNNILATTYLFEAAVAAGVKRLVFASSAQTIEGYPVDRQITPGMPVMPANLYGVSKCYGEALCGYYAAKTPLSTIALRIGAFEFAETHDLNNARDLSAWLSPRDAVQLLQRSVEAEGVKHLIAHGISNNRFKRLDLSETTRVLGYHPVDDAFQEFEIPITY, encoded by the coding sequence GTGAACGGACTCAACGTACTGCTGACCGGCGCCTGCGGCAGAATCGGCAAGACATTTTTCGAAGCCTCGAAAGCGCGCTACCGCTTCACCCTCACTGACCGCATCGCGCCGACGTTCGACCTGGGCGAGCACCGTTTCGTCCACGCCGACCTCAGCGACAAAGCCAGCCTGGCCGCGCTGCTCGACGGCATCGACGTGGTGGTGCACCTGTCGGGCATCCCCCACGCCAGCGCTTCGTTCGACGAATTGCTGCCAAACAATATCCTCGCCACGACTTACCTGTTCGAAGCCGCCGTGGCCGCCGGCGTGAAACGTTTGGTGTTCGCCAGCAGCGCACAGACCATCGAAGGCTACCCGGTGGACCGGCAGATCACGCCCGGCATGCCGGTGATGCCCGCCAACCTGTACGGCGTGAGCAAATGCTACGGCGAGGCGCTGTGCGGCTATTACGCAGCCAAGACGCCGCTGTCGACCATCGCCCTGCGCATCGGCGCCTTTGAGTTCGCCGAAACCCACGACCTCAACAACGCCCGCGACCTCAGCGCCTGGCTCAGCCCGCGTGATGCGGTGCAACTGCTGCAACGTTCGGTGGAGGCCGAGGGCGTCAAGCACCTGATCGCCCATGGCATTTCCAATAACCGTTTCAAGCGTCTGGACCTGAGCGAAACCACGCGAGTATTGGGTTACCATCCGGTCGACGATGCATTCCAAGAATTTGAAATCCCGATTACTTATTGA
- a CDS encoding nuclear transport factor 2 family protein: MSTAINTLIEQWKQAVLARDIDKIVSYYADDILSFDAVTALQFKGKAAYRAHWEECMKHCPGPGIFEFHELHIVEASDSAFAHWLAHCGGAGPDGVVKACWMRVTAGYQRINGQWKVVHEHWSAPFDMESGTALFDLKP, encoded by the coding sequence ATGAGCACTGCAATCAACACCCTGATCGAGCAATGGAAGCAAGCCGTACTGGCCCGTGATATCGACAAAATTGTCAGCTATTACGCCGACGATATCCTCTCGTTCGATGCCGTCACTGCGTTGCAATTCAAGGGCAAGGCCGCCTACCGCGCCCATTGGGAAGAATGCATGAAGCATTGCCCCGGCCCGGGTATTTTCGAGTTTCATGAGCTGCATATCGTCGAGGCGTCCGACAGCGCGTTTGCCCACTGGCTGGCGCACTGCGGCGGCGCTGGGCCGGATGGCGTGGTGAAGGCGTGCTGGATGCGCGTGACCGCCGGCTACCAGCGTATCAACGGGCAGTGGAAGGTGGTGCATGAGCATTGGTCGGCGCCTTTCGACATGGAAAGCGGCACGGCACTGTTCGACCTGAAACCTTGA
- a CDS encoding DUF6124 family protein, whose translation MQSVNPPTTLFTLTRDIPIESLLINSYETVCSVSTLLLDLSNDLSGKHRDVALAIHQLSELSVLMVGKAMDQQTPRT comes from the coding sequence ATGCAAAGCGTCAATCCCCCGACCACGCTCTTCACCCTCACACGCGACATACCCATCGAATCCCTACTGATCAACAGCTACGAAACCGTGTGTTCCGTCAGCACCTTGCTGCTCGACCTGTCCAATGACCTCAGCGGCAAACACCGCGACGTGGCCCTCGCCATTCATCAACTCAGCGAGTTGTCAGTGCTGATGGTAGGCAAAGCCATGGACCAGCAAACACCACGCACCTAA
- a CDS encoding GntP family permease, protein MFGMSHESYLLLDAVVTIIGLIVLITKFKVHPFIALIIAAGFLGLTSGMPVDKIIKAFQDGFGGVLGFVGIILALGTMLGKMMAESGGADQIAQTLIRAFGKEKVQWAMMFAAFLVGIPLFFEIGFVLLIPLVFIVARRTGVSLIKIGIPLLAGLSAVHGLVPPHPGPLLAIGVFGADIGKTILYGLIVALPTAIIAGPIFGTFIAKYIPGNPSQELVDQLAREPESKSLPSFSITLITVLLPVFLMLLKTFADVALPDGHAIRNWMDMIGHPITALLLALLLSLYTFGHRQGIHSKQILKLLDASLAPTAAIILIIGAGGGFKQMLVTSGVGDVIGHMAVNAQINPILLAWLVAAVIRVATGSATVATITGAGIVVPVVGMIPGVNRELLVLATGAGSLVLSHVNDAGFWLVKQYFNMTVVETFKTWTAMETILSVVALIFIMLLSLVV, encoded by the coding sequence ATGTTTGGCATGTCCCACGAGTCCTACCTGCTGCTAGATGCAGTGGTCACTATCATCGGGTTGATCGTTCTGATCACCAAGTTCAAGGTGCACCCGTTCATTGCACTGATCATCGCGGCCGGCTTCCTTGGCCTGACCTCGGGCATGCCCGTGGACAAGATCATCAAGGCGTTCCAGGACGGTTTTGGCGGCGTGCTCGGTTTTGTCGGCATCATCCTCGCGCTGGGCACGATGCTCGGCAAAATGATGGCCGAATCCGGCGGTGCCGATCAGATCGCGCAAACGCTGATCCGCGCGTTCGGCAAAGAAAAAGTCCAGTGGGCCATGATGTTCGCCGCGTTCCTGGTGGGCATCCCGCTGTTCTTCGAGATCGGCTTTGTGCTGCTGATCCCGCTGGTGTTTATCGTCGCGCGCCGTACCGGCGTGTCGCTGATCAAGATCGGCATCCCGCTGCTCGCCGGCCTGTCGGCGGTACACGGCCTGGTGCCACCGCACCCTGGCCCGCTGCTGGCCATCGGCGTGTTTGGTGCAGATATCGGCAAAACCATCCTGTACGGGCTGATCGTCGCACTGCCGACCGCCATTATTGCCGGGCCGATTTTCGGTACGTTTATCGCCAAGTACATTCCGGGCAACCCGTCCCAGGAACTGGTCGACCAACTGGCCCGCGAGCCGGAGTCCAAAAGCCTGCCGAGCTTCAGCATCACCCTGATCACCGTGCTGCTGCCGGTGTTCCTGATGCTGCTCAAAACCTTCGCAGACGTCGCGCTGCCGGACGGCCACGCCATCCGCAACTGGATGGACATGATCGGTCACCCGATCACCGCGCTGCTGCTGGCGTTGCTGCTGTCGCTGTACACCTTTGGCCATCGCCAAGGCATTCACTCCAAGCAAATCCTCAAGCTGCTCGACGCCAGCCTGGCGCCGACCGCTGCGATCATCCTGATCATCGGCGCCGGTGGTGGTTTCAAGCAGATGCTGGTGACCAGCGGCGTGGGCGACGTGATCGGCCATATGGCAGTGAACGCGCAGATCAACCCTATTCTGCTGGCGTGGCTGGTAGCGGCGGTGATTCGTGTGGCCACAGGCTCTGCGACGGTCGCGACCATTACCGGCGCAGGCATTGTGGTGCCGGTGGTGGGCATGATTCCGGGGGTTAACCGTGAGCTGCTGGTGTTGGCGACGGGGGCGGGTTCGTTGGTGTTGTCTCACGTCAACGATGCGGGGTTCTGGCTGGTGAAGCAGTACTTCAATATGACCGTGGTCGAAACGTTCAAGACCTGGACAGCGATGGAGACCATTCTGTCGGTGGTGGCGCTGATCTTTATCATGTTGCTGTCGTTGGTGGTGTAA
- a CDS encoding GyrI-like domain-containing protein — translation MDQQTKQPLEPRMEAGKALVIAGVQGRYSKATVVDIPKLWELFDTCIKDIKKRVGGVTYGVCHNPHHGEFDYMAGVEVPTKSDVPGNFEFIEIPPLNYAVFPHYGPVQALEQTYDHIKFEWLPHSGYKVMGADFERYSADFDAHKGTGTVEIWLPVGEKG, via the coding sequence ATGGATCAGCAGACAAAACAACCGTTAGAGCCACGCATGGAAGCCGGTAAAGCCCTGGTAATCGCAGGCGTCCAAGGGCGTTATTCAAAGGCCACAGTGGTTGATATTCCAAAGCTGTGGGAGTTGTTCGACACCTGCATCAAAGACATCAAAAAGCGCGTCGGGGGCGTGACCTATGGTGTGTGCCATAACCCCCACCATGGCGAATTCGACTACATGGCCGGGGTTGAAGTCCCGACTAAAAGCGACGTGCCGGGCAACTTTGAATTCATCGAAATTCCACCACTCAACTATGCGGTGTTCCCGCATTACGGGCCGGTGCAGGCACTGGAGCAAACCTACGATCACATCAAGTTCGAGTGGTTGCCGCATTCGGGCTATAAGGTGATGGGCGCGGATTTCGAGCGCTACAGCGCCGATTTCGACGCGCACAAGGGCACGGGGACGGTGGAGATCTGGCTGCCGGTTGGCGAAAAGGGCTGA
- a CDS encoding MFS transporter — protein sequence MPALATADGIDPIRAAHISARIDRLPAVATVWRLVALLSIGGFFELYDLFQTAYISPGLISDGIFHTGSEGVFGFSDQAAFASATFLGLFLGASLLSPIADRFGRRAIFTFALIWYTVATVLMGIQTSALGIIGMRFLVGIGLGIELVTIDAYLSELVPKRMRSSAFAFAFFIQFLSVPAVALMSWWLVPQAPFGVSGWRWVVLSSAVFALFIWQLRKRLPESPRWLAQKGRFDEAGQIMDNLEARCQKDHGKPLDEPEPQAVSVQGSGRFADIWQPPYRRRALMLIVFHVFQAIGFFGFGNWLPALLSGQGVSVTHSLMYAFIITLAYPLGPLLFVKVANRFENKWQIVGSAMGAMIFGSLFALQTTAVGLVICGVMITFCNAWLSFSYHSYQSELFPTNIRARAVGFCYSFSRLSTVFSSLLIGFILEHLGTPGVLAFIASSMLIVMITISWFGPRTRNLALENIAH from the coding sequence ATGCCCGCACTCGCCACCGCCGACGGCATCGACCCGATCCGCGCTGCCCACATCAGCGCGCGCATTGACCGCCTGCCCGCTGTCGCTACCGTTTGGCGCCTGGTGGCGCTGCTGTCGATCGGTGGTTTTTTCGAGCTGTATGACCTGTTCCAGACCGCCTATATCAGCCCTGGCCTGATCAGCGACGGGATCTTCCACACCGGCAGCGAAGGCGTGTTTGGCTTCTCGGATCAAGCGGCGTTCGCCTCGGCGACCTTTCTGGGCCTGTTCCTCGGCGCCAGCCTGCTCAGCCCCATCGCCGACCGTTTCGGGCGCCGGGCGATCTTCACCTTTGCGCTCATCTGGTACACGGTCGCCACGGTGTTGATGGGCATTCAAACCTCGGCGCTGGGCATTATCGGCATGCGTTTTCTGGTGGGCATTGGCCTGGGGATCGAGCTGGTAACCATCGACGCCTACCTGTCGGAACTGGTGCCCAAGCGCATGCGCAGTTCGGCGTTCGCCTTCGCGTTTTTTATCCAGTTTCTGTCAGTGCCAGCAGTGGCGTTGATGTCGTGGTGGCTGGTGCCCCAGGCGCCGTTCGGGGTGTCCGGCTGGCGCTGGGTGGTGCTCAGCAGTGCAGTGTTTGCCCTGTTTATCTGGCAACTGCGCAAGCGCCTGCCGGAATCACCGCGCTGGCTGGCGCAAAAAGGTCGTTTTGATGAGGCCGGGCAGATCATGGACAACCTGGAAGCGCGCTGCCAGAAGGATCACGGCAAACCGCTGGATGAACCCGAACCGCAGGCCGTCAGCGTACAAGGCAGCGGCCGTTTTGCCGACATCTGGCAACCGCCGTACCGGCGCCGTGCGTTGATGCTGATCGTGTTTCACGTGTTCCAGGCCATCGGCTTTTTCGGCTTCGGCAATTGGTTGCCGGCGTTGCTGTCGGGCCAGGGCGTGAGCGTGACCCACAGCCTGATGTACGCCTTTATCATCACCCTCGCCTACCCGCTGGGGCCGTTGCTGTTTGTGAAGGTGGCCAACCGCTTTGAAAACAAATGGCAGATCGTCGGCTCGGCCATGGGCGCAATGATCTTCGGCAGCCTGTTCGCCCTGCAAACCACGGCGGTGGGGCTGGTGATCTGCGGGGTGATGATCACCTTCTGCAACGCCTGGCTGAGCTTCAGTTACCACTCGTACCAGAGCGAACTGTTCCCGACCAATATCCGCGCACGGGCGGTGGGGTTCTGCTATTCGTTCAGCCGCTTGTCCACGGTGTTCAGCAGCTTGTTGATCGGTTTCATCCTCGAACACTTGGGCACGCCGGGCGTGCTGGCGTTTATTGCCAGCAGCATGTTGATTGTGATGATCACCATCAGTTGGTTCGGGCCGCGTACGCGTAACCTGGCGTTGGAGAATATTGCGCACTGA
- a CDS encoding LysR family transcriptional regulator encodes MMNLMHWRLLVAVADHGSITAAAEQVGMTQSAASQAMASMEATLGAQLFTREPRKTLPTALGLSVIEQARVMMGALQAIRTTVDEARPMLRGSIRIASFPMVLATFLTPLLQRFRQLNPGIEVTTLDVTDSEVLTLLDADLIDLGVVLNPKPERNATVLGRDYWMAVLPADHPIAQRPGDATVSLQELLEQPFVLATGGCTANARSLGADAGLSLGDIRVEVREWNSAYSLVREGVGVTLVPEMALPAQRNGLRVMPLTVALHREFALVGSTTRAPSAAACALLKMLAD; translated from the coding sequence ATGATGAACCTGATGCACTGGCGCTTGTTGGTGGCCGTGGCCGATCACGGCAGCATCACGGCGGCGGCCGAACAGGTGGGCATGACCCAGTCCGCCGCCAGCCAGGCCATGGCGTCCATGGAGGCCACCCTGGGGGCGCAACTGTTCACCCGTGAGCCGCGCAAGACCTTGCCCACTGCCCTCGGGTTGAGCGTGATCGAGCAGGCGCGGGTAATGATGGGCGCGTTACAGGCCATTCGCACCACGGTCGATGAAGCCCGCCCAATGCTACGCGGCAGCATTCGCATCGCCAGTTTCCCGATGGTGCTGGCGACCTTTCTGACGCCGTTGTTGCAGCGATTCCGTCAGTTGAACCCCGGTATCGAGGTGACCACCCTGGATGTCACCGACAGCGAGGTGCTCACCTTGCTCGACGCCGACCTGATCGACCTGGGCGTCGTCCTCAATCCCAAGCCCGAGCGCAATGCCACGGTGTTGGGGCGTGATTACTGGATGGCCGTGCTGCCGGCTGATCATCCCATCGCGCAGCGCCCGGGCGATGCCACCGTGTCGTTGCAAGAACTGCTCGAACAACCCTTCGTGCTCGCCACCGGCGGCTGCACCGCCAATGCCCGCAGCCTGGGTGCGGATGCCGGGTTGAGCTTGGGCGATATCCGCGTAGAGGTACGCGAGTGGAACAGCGCCTACAGCCTGGTGCGCGAAGGCGTCGGTGTGACGCTGGTGCCAGAAATGGCCTTGCCGGCCCAGCGCAATGGCCTGCGCGTGATGCCGCTGACGGTGGCGCTGCACCGTGAATTTGCTTTGGTCGGCTCCACCACCCGGGCGCCTTCAGCCGCGGCCTGCGCATTGTTAAAAATGCTGGCTGACTAG
- the alaC gene encoding alanine transaminase: MADQGSPRRFARIDRLPPYVFNITAELKMAARRRGEDIIDLSMGNPDGATPAHIVEKMVTVAQREDTHGYSTSKGIPRLRRAISRWYKDRYAVDIDPETEAIVTIGSKEGLAHLMLATLDQGDTVLVPNPSYPIHIYGAVIAGAQVRSVPLVPGVDFFDELERAIRGSIPKPKMMILGFPSNPTAQCVELDFFERVIALAKQYDVLVVHDLAYADIVYDGWKAPSIMQVPGAKDIAVEFFTLSKSYNMAGWRIGFMVGNPELVNALARIKSYHDYGTFTPLQVAAIAALEGDQQCVKDIAEQYRQRRNVLVKGLHELGWMVENPKASMYVWAKIPEQYAAMGSLEFAKKLLLEAKVCVSPGIGFGEYGDDHVRFALIENQDRIRQAVRGIRGMFRADKA, translated from the coding sequence ATGGCAGACCAAGGTTCGCCGCGCCGCTTTGCGCGCATAGATCGACTCCCCCCTTACGTTTTTAATATCACTGCCGAGCTGAAGATGGCTGCGCGTCGGCGCGGCGAAGACATCATCGACTTGAGCATGGGTAACCCTGACGGCGCCACGCCTGCACATATCGTGGAAAAAATGGTCACCGTCGCCCAGCGTGAAGATACCCACGGCTACTCCACCTCCAAAGGCATTCCGCGTCTGCGCCGGGCCATTTCGCGCTGGTACAAAGACCGCTATGCAGTGGATATCGACCCGGAAACCGAAGCCATCGTGACCATCGGTTCCAAGGAAGGCCTGGCGCACTTGATGCTGGCCACCCTGGACCAGGGCGACACCGTGCTGGTGCCCAACCCGAGCTACCCGATTCACATCTACGGTGCCGTGATTGCCGGCGCCCAGGTGCGTTCGGTGCCGCTGGTGCCGGGCGTGGACTTCTTCGACGAGCTGGAACGGGCGATTCGTGGCTCGATCCCCAAGCCGAAGATGATGATCCTCGGCTTCCCGTCCAACCCCACCGCGCAGTGCGTGGAATTGGACTTCTTCGAACGTGTAATCGCCCTGGCCAAACAGTACGACGTGCTGGTGGTACACGACCTGGCCTACGCCGATATCGTCTACGACGGCTGGAAAGCCCCGTCGATCATGCAGGTGCCAGGCGCCAAGGACATTGCGGTGGAGTTTTTCACCCTGTCCAAGAGCTACAACATGGCTGGCTGGCGCATCGGCTTCATGGTCGGTAACCCGGAACTGGTCAACGCCCTGGCGCGGATCAAGAGTTACCACGACTACGGCACCTTCACCCCGCTGCAAGTGGCGGCTATTGCGGCGCTGGAAGGCGATCAGCAGTGCGTGAAGGACATTGCCGAGCAGTATCGCCAGCGCCGCAACGTGTTGGTCAAAGGCCTGCATGAGCTGGGTTGGATGGTGGAAAATCCCAAGGCATCGATGTACGTCTGGGCGAAAATTCCCGAGCAGTATGCCGCCATGGGCTCGCTGGAATTTGCCAAGAAACTGCTGCTGGAAGCCAAGGTGTGTGTGTCGCCGGGGATTGGCTTTGGTGAGTATGGCGATGATCACGTGCGCTTTGCGCTGATCGAGAACCAGGACCGGATTCGCCAGGCGGTACGCGGGATTCGCGGGATGTTCCGGGCGGATAAAGCCTGA
- a CDS encoding pyridoxamine 5'-phosphate oxidase family protein yields the protein MLTTLEQLETLYGLPHERAVRKEIAFLNEDYQAMVRASPLVVVSSSGPDGIDGSPRGDVPGFVRIVDERTLAIPDRPGNNRLDTLRNLVQDPRIALLFIIPGVGETLRVNGRAQICIEPELLESFAVNGKPARSVILVQVEAAYFHCSKAFVRSDCWNPEKHLDRSALPSAGAFHKRLNAGQFDAEAYDREMPERVKNTLY from the coding sequence ATGCTGACAACCCTCGAACAACTCGAAACCCTCTACGGCCTGCCCCACGAACGGGCGGTGCGCAAGGAGATCGCGTTTCTCAACGAGGATTACCAGGCCATGGTGCGGGCGTCGCCGTTGGTGGTGGTGAGTTCATCCGGGCCGGACGGCATTGATGGCTCGCCGCGCGGTGATGTGCCGGGGTTTGTACGGATTGTGGATGAGCGCACCCTGGCAATCCCGGACCGGCCGGGCAATAACCGGCTCGATACGTTGCGCAATCTGGTGCAAGACCCACGGATTGCCTTGCTGTTCATCATTCCAGGGGTTGGCGAGACGTTGCGCGTGAACGGCCGCGCGCAGATTTGCATCGAGCCTGAACTGCTGGAGAGTTTTGCGGTGAATGGCAAACCGGCGCGTTCGGTGATCCTGGTGCAGGTGGAGGCCGCGTATTTTCACTGCTCCAAGGCCTTTGTGCGCTCGGACTGCTGGAACCCCGAAAAACATTTGGACCGCTCGGCGTTACCGTCGGCCGGTGCGTTTCACAAGCGCCTCAATGCTGGGCAGTTTGATGCCGAGGCCTATGACCGAGAGATGCCGGAGCGGGTCAAAAACACGCTGTATTGA
- a CDS encoding glutathione S-transferase family protein → MGHSLKILGRTSSINVRKVLWTCQELGIDYVREDWGIGFKPTQSPEFLALNPNAQVPVLIDDHGVLWESNTICRYLIGLYQRTDLLSAEPAPRARVEQWVDWQAVELNRAWGDAFTALVRNNPDNLNAAQIAAAVQVWNDKMGLLEQQMANTGAYVAGDEFTLADILIGLSVHRWQNTPMERPPYPAIAAYYQRLSQRPGFKTFALDGHN, encoded by the coding sequence ATGGGACACTCACTGAAAATCCTCGGCCGCACGTCCTCCATCAACGTGCGCAAAGTGCTCTGGACCTGCCAGGAACTGGGCATCGACTACGTGCGTGAAGACTGGGGCATCGGCTTCAAGCCCACCCAGTCACCCGAATTCCTGGCCTTGAACCCCAACGCCCAGGTGCCGGTGCTGATCGACGACCACGGTGTGTTGTGGGAATCCAACACCATCTGCCGCTACCTGATCGGCCTCTACCAACGCACCGACCTGCTCTCCGCCGAACCCGCGCCACGTGCGCGAGTCGAGCAGTGGGTGGACTGGCAAGCCGTGGAACTCAACCGCGCCTGGGGAGATGCCTTTACCGCGCTGGTGCGCAACAACCCCGACAACCTCAACGCAGCGCAGATTGCCGCCGCCGTGCAGGTGTGGAATGACAAGATGGGACTGCTGGAACAACAGATGGCCAACACCGGCGCCTATGTGGCCGGAGATGAATTTACCCTCGCCGATATCCTTATCGGCCTCTCGGTGCACCGTTGGCAGAACACGCCCATGGAGCGCCCGCCCTACCCTGCGATAGCGGCGTATTACCAACGCCTGAGCCAACGCCCAGGCTTCAAGACCTTCGCCCTCGACGGCCACAACTAA
- a CDS encoding LacI family DNA-binding transcriptional regulator translates to MMTSKNDKKLRTTGRPTLNEVARLAGVSPITASRALRGVSTVATELVEKVQLAAAELNYVVNPAARALASAQSHSVVVIVPSLSNLLFIETLEAIHQVLRPKGFEVLIGNSHYSRDEEENLLRNYMAYQPRGLLLTGFDRTESARRMVETSNVPCVYMMDLDPNAGVNCVGFSQLSAGETAAAHLLSRGRKRLAYIGAQLDQRTLLRGEGFRRALQHAGMYDPALELLTPRPSSVGLGGELFLQLLAAHPDVDAIFFGNDDLAQGALLEAMRHGINVPERVAVLGFNDLPASSFMVPRLSSISTPREAIGRRSAEHLLTIMAGNKIAKPVVDMGFELQVREST, encoded by the coding sequence CTGATGACCTCCAAGAACGATAAAAAATTACGCACCACCGGTCGCCCTACCCTCAATGAAGTAGCCCGCCTGGCGGGTGTCAGCCCCATTACCGCCTCCCGCGCACTGCGTGGCGTCAGCACGGTTGCTACCGAGCTGGTGGAAAAAGTGCAGTTGGCCGCGGCCGAACTCAACTACGTGGTCAACCCCGCCGCTCGTGCCCTGGCCTCGGCGCAAAGCCATTCGGTGGTGGTCATCGTGCCGTCGCTGTCCAACCTGTTGTTTATCGAAACCCTCGAAGCCATCCACCAAGTGCTGCGGCCCAAGGGCTTTGAAGTGCTGATCGGCAACTCGCACTATTCACGCGATGAAGAAGAAAACCTGCTGCGCAACTACATGGCGTACCAGCCACGCGGCTTGCTGCTGACCGGGTTTGACCGCACCGAAAGCGCGCGACGAATGGTCGAGACCAGCAACGTGCCCTGTGTGTACATGATGGATCTGGACCCGAACGCGGGCGTGAATTGCGTGGGTTTCTCGCAATTGAGCGCAGGCGAGACAGCGGCAGCGCATTTGCTCTCCCGTGGGCGCAAGCGCCTGGCGTATATCGGCGCGCAGTTGGACCAACGCACGTTGCTGCGTGGTGAAGGGTTCCGCCGTGCCCTGCAACACGCCGGTATGTACGACCCGGCGCTGGAATTGCTGACGCCGCGCCCCTCCTCCGTAGGCTTGGGTGGGGAGTTGTTTTTGCAGCTGCTGGCGGCGCATCCGGATGTGGATGCGATCTTCTTTGGTAACGACGACCTGGCCCAAGGCGCGCTGCTGGAGGCGATGCGCCACGGCATCAACGTACCGGAGCGCGTGGCGGTGCTGGGCTTTAACGACTTGCCCGCCTCCTCATTCATGGTGCCGCGTTTGAGCAGTATCAGCACGCCGCGTGAGGCGATCGGGCGGCGCTCGGCGGAGCATTTGTTGACCATCATGGCGGGCAACAAGATTGCCAAGCCGGTGGTGGACATGGGGTTTGAGTTGCAGGTGCGCGAGAGCACCTGA
- a CDS encoding GNAT family N-acetyltransferase, whose amino-acid sequence METRLVAYETLSLVQKQQLDTLQVHPEQLAYSGDIYCALNSLLANPKPGAIKGFALLADETPVAFLLLKRPPCLPHWADEHSATLHALQVDRHQQGRGFGKACLQALPAAALQAWPQIKALELSVDTDNAAAMGLYLAAGWVDSGEAYKGRVGYERRLSLVFT is encoded by the coding sequence ATGGAAACCCGCCTCGTCGCCTATGAGACGCTGAGCCTTGTGCAAAAACAGCAGCTCGACACCCTGCAAGTGCACCCCGAGCAACTGGCGTATTCCGGCGATATCTACTGCGCGCTCAACAGCCTGCTGGCCAACCCCAAGCCCGGTGCAATCAAAGGCTTTGCCCTGCTGGCCGACGAAACGCCCGTGGCCTTCCTGCTGCTCAAACGCCCGCCCTGCCTGCCCCATTGGGCCGACGAACACAGCGCCACGCTGCATGCATTGCAAGTGGACCGGCACCAGCAAGGGCGCGGGTTTGGCAAAGCGTGTTTGCAGGCATTGCCCGCGGCGGCCCTTCAGGCGTGGCCGCAGATCAAGGCATTGGAGTTGTCAGTGGACACGGATAATGCGGCGGCGATGGGGTTGTATCTGGCGGCTGGCTGGGTGGACAGCGGGGAGGCGTATAAGGGGCGGGTTGGGTATGAGCGTAGGTTGAGCTTGGTATTTACCTAA
- a CDS encoding gluconokinase, producing MSQPVTALVIMGVSGCGKSSVSEALCRLNGATAIEGDSFHPAANIEKMSAGHPLNDDDRAGWLDILCDELRRSLKAGEHPVLTCSALKKKYRDHLREAAPGLGFVFLELTRAVAADRVSHRPGHFMPASLIDSQFATLESPVGEPLTLALNASEDSVEDLAEQTNAWWLQHGFEPTH from the coding sequence ATGAGTCAACCTGTTACCGCCCTGGTCATCATGGGTGTTTCCGGCTGTGGCAAGTCCAGCGTCAGCGAAGCCCTGTGCCGCCTGAACGGCGCCACCGCAATTGAAGGCGACAGCTTTCACCCTGCCGCCAATATTGAAAAGATGAGCGCCGGCCACCCCCTCAACGACGACGACCGCGCCGGCTGGCTCGACATCCTCTGCGATGAACTGCGCCGCTCGCTCAAAGCCGGCGAGCATCCTGTGCTCACCTGCTCAGCCCTCAAAAAGAAATACCGCGACCACCTGCGCGAAGCTGCGCCGGGCCTGGGCTTTGTGTTCCTGGAGCTGACCCGCGCCGTGGCCGCCGACCGCGTGTCCCACCGCCCCGGCCATTTCATGCCGGCAAGCCTCATAGACAGCCAGTTCGCCACCCTCGAATCGCCCGTGGGCGAGCCGCTGACCCTGGCGCTCAATGCCAGCGAAGACAGCGTTGAGGACTTGGCCGAGCAAACCAATGCCTGGTGGCTGCAACACGGCTTTGAACCTACTCATTAA